In Chitinophaga sp. HK235, a single window of DNA contains:
- a CDS encoding NAD(P)-dependent alcohol dehydrogenase encodes MEKFKVKAFGTEAADAPLKEIVIERREVTPKDVEMDILFCGVCHSDLHVARNDWGGTIYPAVPGHEIVGRVTKVGDAVSKVKVGDLVAVGCLVDSCRECENCKQDLEQYCIPGFTLTYNGPDKHLGTSTYGGYSEKVTVDEHFVLKVPENLDPAGTAPLLCAGITTWSPLKHWKAGSGSNVAVVGLGGLGHMAIKLAKALGAHVTLFSRSPNKEKDALELGADQVVISTDDTQMERVKGKFDLIIDTVPYVHDVNHYMSTLRVSGTLVLVGFFGNLEEMIDTAPMILGRKAIAGSVIGGIAETQEMLDFCGKHNITADIEVIKMQDINEAYERMLKSDVHYRFVVDMSSLKN; translated from the coding sequence ATGGAAAAATTTAAAGTAAAAGCTTTTGGCACGGAGGCCGCCGATGCTCCATTAAAAGAAATCGTTATTGAACGCAGGGAAGTGACGCCGAAAGATGTGGAAATGGATATTTTATTTTGCGGTGTGTGCCACTCTGACCTGCATGTAGCCCGTAATGACTGGGGCGGTACTATTTATCCCGCTGTTCCCGGCCACGAAATTGTAGGCAGGGTAACCAAAGTCGGTGATGCAGTCTCCAAAGTCAAAGTGGGAGATCTGGTGGCAGTGGGCTGTCTGGTCGATTCCTGCAGGGAATGTGAAAACTGCAAACAGGATCTGGAACAGTATTGTATTCCCGGTTTCACCCTCACTTACAACGGCCCCGACAAACACCTGGGAACATCAACCTATGGAGGTTATTCTGAAAAGGTGACTGTAGATGAGCACTTTGTATTAAAAGTACCTGAGAACTTGGACCCGGCCGGCACGGCTCCTTTGCTGTGTGCGGGTATTACTACCTGGTCTCCGTTGAAACATTGGAAGGCTGGCTCCGGCAGTAATGTGGCGGTTGTCGGTTTGGGTGGTCTCGGACATATGGCCATCAAACTAGCCAAAGCCCTGGGTGCACATGTTACGCTCTTCTCCAGATCTCCGAATAAGGAAAAGGATGCGCTGGAACTGGGAGCAGACCAGGTGGTTATTTCTACAGATGATACACAGATGGAACGGGTGAAAGGAAAGTTTGATTTAATTATTGATACTGTTCCTTATGTGCATGATGTGAATCATTATATGTCTACGCTGAGAGTGAGTGGTACCCTGGTGCTGGTAGGTTTCTTCGGTAATCTGGAAGAGATGATCGATACAGCGCCTATGATCCTGGGCAGAAAGGCGATAGCCGGTTCTGTGATAGGGGGCATCGCTGAAACGCAGGAGATGCTTGATTTCTGTGGCAAGCATAATATCACTGCAGATATTGAAGTGATTAAAATGCAGGATATTAATGAAGCCTATGAGCGGATGTTAAAAAGTGATGTACATTATCGGTTTGTGGTCGATATGTCTTCTCTGAAAAACTAA
- a CDS encoding carboxymuconolactone decarboxylase family protein, whose amino-acid sequence METTENGNAIFPKGEKAPADYFTGTAWVKILVPQDETGTYSIGDVVFEPGCRNNWHTHPAGQILLVTAGKGYYQEKGKPARLLTQGDVVVIPSGIVHWHGATRDSGFTHIAITNITKDGAVKWLERVTDEEYDRVHQTMDDDPPPEVKLTETAIHNHKMLFPHDVSKLKETDPELIEVFDNFAYDEVVSYGNLDTRTRMIVIVASTIACQALSEFTFMANGALNAGVTPVELKEIVYQAVPYVGIAKVLDFIHATNEILQRRGVALPLDGQTTTSRENRQEKGLLVQRSIFGDRIDKMYQEAPKDQLHIQQYLSANCFGDYITRKGLDLKTRELITYAMLISLGGVEAQVQGHIRGNVNVGNDKATLLGVTTQLLPYIGYPRTLNALQCLNEVIPD is encoded by the coding sequence ATGGAAACAACGGAAAACGGAAACGCCATTTTCCCCAAAGGGGAAAAAGCGCCGGCTGACTACTTCACCGGTACAGCCTGGGTGAAAATCCTGGTACCACAGGATGAAACGGGTACCTATTCCATTGGTGACGTGGTATTTGAGCCAGGCTGCCGAAACAACTGGCATACACATCCGGCAGGACAGATTCTGCTGGTAACAGCGGGAAAAGGGTATTATCAGGAAAAAGGCAAACCAGCCAGACTACTGACCCAAGGCGATGTGGTGGTGATACCTTCCGGCATAGTGCACTGGCATGGCGCCACACGCGACAGCGGTTTCACACATATAGCGATAACCAACATCACCAAAGATGGCGCCGTAAAATGGCTGGAACGTGTAACGGATGAAGAATACGATCGGGTACATCAAACCATGGACGATGATCCGCCTCCGGAAGTGAAACTAACGGAAACGGCTATACACAATCATAAAATGTTATTCCCGCATGATGTGTCGAAGTTAAAGGAAACAGATCCTGAGCTGATAGAAGTGTTTGACAATTTTGCTTATGATGAAGTCGTGAGTTATGGCAACCTCGACACCAGAACCAGGATGATAGTGATTGTAGCGTCTACCATTGCCTGTCAGGCTCTCAGCGAATTTACCTTCATGGCCAACGGCGCCCTGAATGCCGGTGTAACACCTGTGGAACTGAAAGAGATCGTATATCAGGCAGTCCCTTATGTGGGCATTGCCAAAGTATTGGATTTTATTCATGCCACCAATGAGATCCTGCAAAGAAGAGGGGTAGCATTGCCATTGGACGGACAAACGACTACCAGCCGGGAAAACCGCCAGGAGAAAGGATTGCTAGTACAGCGTTCCATCTTCGGTGACCGCATTGATAAAATGTATCAGGAAGCACCGAAAGACCAGCTGCATATTCAGCAATATCTTTCCGCCAATTGTTTTGGCGATTATATCACCCGTAAAGGATTGGATTTAAAAACAAGAGAGCTGATCACCTATGCGATGCTCATTTCGCTGGGCGGAGTGGAAGCGCAGGTACAAGGGCATATCCGCGGTAATGTAAATGTAGGTAATGATAAAGCCACCCTGTTGGGCGTTACCACACAACTATTGCCCTATATCGGTTATCCGAGGACGCTCAATGCCCTCCAATGTTTAAACGAAGTAATACCGGATTAA
- a CDS encoding AraC family transcriptional regulator → MDKIVRFDHVSQYNDYNNHETLHPLVSVVDFSNAGLRPPAHINMGFYTVFLKDVKCGDIRYGRHFYDYQEGTLVFLAPGQVIKIECNHGPYYQPKGHALVFHPDLLRGTSLGRHMNDYTFFSYDVHEALHLSERERQTVLDCFSKIDFELRHAIDKHSKTLIVTNIELFLNYCQRFYDRQFLTRDNEHKGILARFEQLLNEYFLSDKPQTIGLPSVGYCAGQLNLSSNYFGDLIKKETGKSAQEYIQAKLIDVAKERIFDINKSVSEIAYELGFKYPQHFSRLFKQRVGHTPNEYRMLN, encoded by the coding sequence ATGGATAAAATAGTGAGATTTGATCACGTCAGTCAGTACAACGACTACAACAATCATGAAACCCTGCACCCGCTGGTAAGTGTGGTAGATTTTTCGAACGCGGGCCTCCGGCCTCCTGCCCATATTAACATGGGGTTTTACACCGTCTTTCTTAAAGATGTAAAGTGTGGTGATATCCGGTATGGGCGTCATTTTTACGATTATCAGGAAGGAACCCTGGTGTTTCTGGCTCCTGGACAGGTGATCAAAATTGAATGTAATCATGGTCCATATTACCAGCCTAAGGGTCATGCATTGGTCTTTCATCCTGATCTGCTTAGGGGTACTTCACTGGGTCGTCACATGAATGACTATACGTTTTTTTCCTATGATGTGCATGAGGCGCTGCATCTGTCTGAGCGGGAGAGACAAACCGTGCTGGACTGCTTTTCAAAAATTGATTTTGAACTCAGGCATGCTATCGACAAACATAGTAAAACACTGATCGTTACCAATATTGAGCTCTTCCTCAATTATTGCCAGCGTTTTTATGACCGGCAGTTCCTCACCCGTGACAATGAACACAAGGGTATTTTAGCACGGTTCGAACAGCTGCTTAATGAGTATTTTCTTTCAGACAAACCTCAGACAATAGGTTTGCCTTCTGTAGGATATTGTGCCGGCCAGCTGAATCTTTCTTCCAATTACTTTGGCGATTTAATTAAAAAAGAGACCGGTAAATCTGCGCAGGAATATATACAGGCCAAACTGATAGATGTGGCCAAGGAAAGGATCTTCGACATCAACAAATCGGTTAGTGAAATTGCCTATGAACTGGGATTTAAATATCCTCAGCATTTCAGCCGTTTATTCAAACAACGGGTAGGGCATACACCCAACGAATACAGGATGCTCAATTAA
- a CDS encoding TonB-dependent siderophore receptor yields the protein MRALPTACLFSLLIGSVLNGYTQDTSPQGKKTVPGDSLWNISLQDVTVTSNGLNNKIKNLASTVNIVNNRQIKELGIQSVGDAIRLIPGANYQDEDGRGLKPGIGLRGLDPGRNGYVVVLVDGKIPLGQSYGQLGAYYMLPIASLERIEVIKGASPVLYGAGSIGGVINLITKKGQGKPNAEASIEAGSYNYLNANASAYGDNGKFNYYVNYNRRQGNGFRTSRSAFNTNDVTFRVGAKLDSTNELSVSGNVYTEDAETPGGLSELQYKDNYRQSVNPFDHFYAQRYSTAITYKKTLDATNTLSLSVFANYFKRNWWYDTKRDKKSILGDLRDIFTGGAVLEYNRTNKLFGLDNSLIVGLKYLGDQTNSIKVMGDDPLQHIGKTTFSTTIPTNVMEGYIQNEIHFSDKLSFTPGLRYTAINYGQSDYMTGQKLSTETSVFIYSFGLLYKPVERFRVYSTVSKGYNPPVLYAALDPGTVKDGHSLGAETSNNYEVGIRTTPVNWLDLSLSGYILDFNHKLTEEGGVFSNAGKAMHKGIEFELNVLPFKGMRLYTTGALQRATFEEGANKGNLLPYAPQQLLTIGAKYQTRVGAGELIVNAWNTFTGKQYNDALNTEEPSADGGNGAIPSYNLLNLSLNYNWHNWGVSLTANNLLNERYFTHRYDFWGGLFPGTPTTVNVGLSYRIHR from the coding sequence ATGAGAGCATTACCTACTGCTTGTCTCTTTTCACTTTTAATCGGTTCGGTTTTAAATGGATACACACAGGATACTTCGCCACAAGGGAAGAAAACGGTACCCGGAGACAGCCTCTGGAACATATCCCTGCAGGATGTAACGGTTACTTCCAATGGCTTAAACAATAAGATTAAAAATCTGGCGAGTACGGTCAATATCGTTAACAACCGGCAGATCAAAGAACTGGGTATCCAGTCAGTAGGCGATGCCATCCGCCTGATCCCCGGTGCCAATTATCAGGATGAAGATGGTCGCGGGTTAAAGCCGGGAATAGGATTGCGCGGCCTTGACCCTGGCAGAAACGGGTATGTGGTGGTACTGGTAGATGGAAAAATCCCATTAGGACAAAGCTATGGCCAGCTGGGAGCCTATTATATGTTGCCCATTGCTTCACTGGAGCGGATTGAAGTGATCAAAGGTGCTTCACCGGTATTGTATGGTGCCGGTTCCATCGGCGGTGTCATCAACCTGATTACAAAAAAAGGGCAGGGGAAACCCAATGCAGAAGCCAGTATTGAAGCAGGCAGCTATAACTATTTAAATGCGAATGCATCTGCATACGGGGATAACGGTAAGTTTAATTATTATGTCAACTACAACCGCCGGCAGGGTAATGGCTTCCGTACCAGCAGGTCTGCTTTTAATACCAACGATGTTACCTTTCGGGTAGGCGCCAAACTGGATTCTACCAACGAGCTTTCCGTTTCCGGAAATGTTTATACAGAAGATGCTGAAACACCGGGAGGCCTTTCCGAACTGCAGTACAAAGACAACTACCGGCAAAGTGTCAACCCATTCGATCACTTCTACGCGCAGCGTTATTCCACGGCTATCACCTATAAGAAAACCCTGGATGCTACCAATACACTTTCCCTGTCTGTTTTTGCCAACTATTTTAAACGTAACTGGTGGTATGATACCAAACGGGATAAAAAATCCATCCTGGGAGATCTGAGGGACATCTTCACCGGTGGTGCTGTATTGGAGTATAACCGTACCAATAAGTTGTTTGGGTTGGATAATTCATTGATCGTAGGGCTGAAATACCTGGGAGACCAGACCAATAGCATAAAGGTGATGGGAGATGATCCGCTGCAACATATCGGCAAAACTACCTTCTCTACCACCATTCCTACCAACGTAATGGAAGGTTATATACAGAATGAGATACATTTCTCTGATAAGTTGAGCTTTACTCCGGGTTTACGGTATACCGCTATCAACTATGGGCAGAGCGATTATATGACCGGTCAGAAGTTGTCTACTGAGACCAGTGTTTTCATATATTCCTTCGGGTTATTGTACAAACCGGTAGAAAGATTCAGGGTTTATTCCACTGTTTCCAAAGGTTACAATCCTCCGGTTTTGTATGCCGCTTTAGATCCGGGCACTGTTAAAGATGGTCACAGCCTGGGAGCTGAAACATCCAACAACTATGAAGTGGGTATCCGTACTACGCCGGTAAACTGGCTGGACCTGAGCCTGAGTGGGTATATACTGGACTTTAACCATAAACTGACGGAAGAAGGCGGCGTTTTCTCTAATGCTGGTAAAGCTATGCACAAGGGTATTGAGTTTGAACTGAATGTACTGCCTTTTAAAGGTATGCGCTTATATACTACCGGTGCTTTACAACGTGCTACTTTCGAAGAGGGAGCCAATAAGGGAAACCTGTTGCCCTATGCGCCACAGCAATTGCTGACGATAGGAGCCAAATATCAGACCCGTGTCGGTGCAGGTGAGTTGATTGTAAATGCCTGGAATACCTTTACCGGAAAACAGTATAATGATGCGCTGAATACAGAGGAGCCATCTGCAGATGGAGGCAATGGCGCCATTCCTTCCTATAATTTGCTGAACCTCTCACTGAATTATAACTGGCATAACTGGGGTGTAAGCCTGACTGCCAACAATCTGCTGAATGAGCGGTATTTCACCCACCGTTATGATTTCTGGGGCGGTCTTTTCCCCGGGACACCAACTACGGTGAATGTGGGCCTGTCTTACCGTATTCACCGGTAA